A portion of the Acidobacteriota bacterium genome contains these proteins:
- a CDS encoding Ig-like domain-containing protein, whose amino-acid sequence MPVPANNQLSVEASFVRPTGRTDRVTRNNIAAVVNGLTRVTPDLVLPSPTTQPNQPPTLVAPFALAVTESQTRDIPLLVSDPDPNQTVQVTVSGAAFASIVQVQGVFNVRLAPGANTAGAYTLTLRATDNQNGVTTQTIALTVKPNSPPVLTVPGTQTVVAGTPLTFDVFATDPDVGQTLTLTATGLPSGAAFSQTSATTGRFTWTPNTNQVGTVTVNFAVSDGSLSDTKPVAITVTTGGGGGGSWILTTDFQGGEIRNIVPIGNDLYLSRYGYGVFRSPDNRSGWVPFGQGLDSNGYYIVGLAARNGYLLAGTNGLNKIHRTQPGNNNWTTTFTGASYVYDFIQTGASVYAIGYYGFFGSSNDGLTWAKIGDQNLEAAAIGSNGFYGLYNGDVYRSIDSGGFFSKIGIAALDTAGGTATAITVRGTEIFVGTNFSGIYYSNNNGLSWELINTGVPPTAAGSTTLVPVTKFLVHNNVVYACLRGGAAAAGGGIVRFNDATRTWEPFNQGLTELQVSTLAAGNGFFYAGTYNGKFYRRAQ is encoded by the coding sequence GTGCCCGTCCCGGCCAATAACCAACTCAGCGTCGAAGCCAGCTTCGTCCGGCCCACGGGCCGCACCGACCGCGTGACGCGCAACAACATCGCCGCCGTCGTGAACGGCCTGACGCGCGTAACGCCCGATCTGGTGCTGCCTTCGCCCACGACGCAGCCCAATCAACCGCCGACGCTGGTTGCGCCATTCGCGCTGGCCGTGACCGAGAGCCAGACGCGCGACATCCCGCTGCTGGTCAGCGATCCCGATCCGAATCAAACCGTGCAAGTGACCGTGAGCGGCGCGGCCTTCGCTTCGATTGTCCAAGTGCAAGGTGTGTTCAACGTGCGGCTTGCACCCGGCGCGAATACGGCAGGCGCGTATACGCTGACGTTGCGCGCGACCGACAACCAGAATGGCGTCACGACGCAAACCATCGCGTTGACGGTCAAGCCCAACAGCCCGCCCGTGCTGACAGTACCGGGAACGCAAACCGTAGTGGCAGGAACCCCGCTCACGTTCGATGTTTTTGCGACCGACCCGGATGTGGGGCAAACGTTGACGCTGACAGCGACAGGTTTGCCGAGCGGCGCAGCGTTTAGCCAGACAAGCGCGACAACGGGGCGCTTCACGTGGACGCCGAATACGAATCAGGTCGGCACCGTGACGGTAAATTTTGCGGTGAGCGACGGCAGTTTGAGCGACACCAAGCCGGTTGCCATTACTGTTACCACTGGCGGTGGCGGCGGTGGTAGCTGGATACTCACGACAGATTTTCAAGGCGGAGAAATCAGAAACATTGTGCCGATTGGAAATGATCTTTACCTTTCGCGCTACGGCTATGGTGTATTTCGGTCACCAGACAATCGATCGGGCTGGGTTCCCTTCGGGCAGGGTCTTGATTCCAACGGCTACTACATTGTTGGCCTAGCTGCGCGCAATGGCTACTTGCTCGCGGGGACAAATGGACTCAACAAAATCCACCGGACACAGCCCGGCAACAACAATTGGACAACGACGTTTACCGGGGCGAGTTACGTTTACGATTTTATCCAAACCGGCGCTTCAGTTTATGCCATCGGGTACTATGGCTTTTTCGGTTCCTCGAATGACGGGCTGACCTGGGCCAAGATTGGCGACCAGAACTTAGAGGCTGCCGCCATCGGTTCAAATGGCTTCTACGGGCTTTATAACGGAGATGTTTACCGCTCGATTGATTCAGGCGGCTTCTTCTCGAAGATTGGCATTGCTGCGCTGGACACCGCAGGCGGCACGGCGACAGCCATTACGGTACGCGGAACTGAAATCTTCGTCGGGACGAATTTCTCAGGGATTTACTACTCTAACAACAACGGCTTGTCGTGGGAGCTAATCAATACAGGCGTCCCACCAACAGCAGCAGGGAGCACAACGCTCGTGCCAGTAACGAAGTTTCTTGTCCACAACAACGTCGTCTATGCCTGTTTGCGGGGCGGAGCGGCGGCGGCAGGGGGCGGGATCGTTCGGTTCAATGATGCCACGCGAACTTGGGAACCATTCAACCAAGGACTGACCGAGTTGCAAGTCTCCACGCTGGCTGCCGGCAATGGCTTTTTCTACGCTGGCACGTATAACGGCAAGTTTTACCGCCGCGCGCAGTAA
- a CDS encoding IPT/TIG domain-containing protein: protein MPQRKMRSLRLRALTFIGCLFLGGLSFSKYFQSLTAPLQTQPPFISLSAAGFETNLTAEGIAAGFGSNLAPGNATATATPLPTTLNGVTVTVNGVNAGLFFVSTGQINYQVPLGTAAGEATVNVLRNGAITHTGKLTIVSAAPTIFTANGNGLGVPAAVAMRVAANGAQTTEAIAQLVNNRWATKPVNLGPANERVILALFVCGVRGLPNTDGNTGNGVAENVRVLLGGLELTPSFAAKQGGLVGVDQINVEIPRALLGRGKVKLAVQGGNFVSNEAEIEIAGLIGSNPPTITSFAPALATAGETLNVNGSGFSAVAANNVVLINGLEAVVESASANQLIVRVPLGAESGRVAVRTIQGEGSSANTVTVRTTLSGLVTDTNGNPLPGVEVSVGAIKATTRNDGTYLLRDLSAGLGTLKFDPSKLPLTPPMQVYSKIVTVTANRDNLQANVALQPVTGEAVSVQTQGGGAADVNDWSTHRLLAPEGSVTSGGVTFTFADNTVGTFPPGVTGNLVFLTLIANSRTPAPLPAGIFSSAIAQLSPFGVKLAPGGKLTFPNPDGLAANAAARLYKLDQTTGSATLGQFIEAGTATVSADGTRVETGANTITETSVYFAALPRALTTVTGRVVDSDNTTPVRRALVRVRGQETVTDGNGASRCATCPSRPITNSASKPASSGPRAAPTA from the coding sequence ATGCCCCAACGAAAAATGCGCTCACTTAGGTTACGTGCGCTCACGTTCATCGGTTGTTTATTTCTCGGCGGTCTTAGTTTCAGCAAGTATTTCCAGAGCCTGACCGCGCCGCTGCAAACGCAACCACCGTTTATTTCGCTCTCTGCTGCTGGGTTTGAAACCAACCTGACTGCCGAAGGGATCGCCGCCGGATTCGGCAGCAACCTGGCGCCCGGCAACGCGACGGCCACCGCCACGCCGCTGCCCACGACGCTCAATGGCGTCACGGTCACGGTCAATGGCGTCAATGCCGGACTGTTTTTCGTCTCGACCGGCCAGATCAATTACCAAGTCCCGCTCGGCACTGCCGCCGGTGAAGCGACGGTCAATGTCTTGCGCAACGGCGCCATCACGCATACCGGCAAGCTGACCATCGTCAGCGCCGCCCCGACCATCTTCACCGCCAACGGCAATGGCCTGGGCGTGCCCGCTGCCGTGGCGATGCGCGTTGCCGCGAACGGCGCGCAAACGACCGAAGCCATCGCGCAACTGGTCAACAACCGTTGGGCGACCAAACCCGTCAACCTGGGGCCGGCGAATGAACGCGTCATTCTGGCGCTGTTTGTGTGCGGCGTGCGCGGCTTACCCAATACGGACGGCAACACCGGCAATGGCGTCGCCGAAAATGTGCGCGTGTTGCTGGGCGGCCTTGAATTGACGCCCAGTTTTGCCGCCAAACAGGGCGGCTTGGTCGGTGTGGATCAGATCAACGTCGAGATTCCGCGCGCCTTGCTCGGACGCGGCAAAGTCAAACTCGCCGTCCAGGGCGGCAACTTTGTTTCCAACGAAGCCGAAATTGAAATCGCCGGCTTGATTGGCTCGAATCCGCCGACGATCACCAGCTTTGCACCCGCGTTGGCGACGGCGGGCGAGACGCTCAACGTCAACGGCTCCGGCTTTTCCGCCGTTGCCGCCAACAATGTCGTCCTCATCAACGGGCTGGAAGCCGTCGTCGAATCGGCTTCGGCAAATCAACTGATCGTGCGTGTGCCGTTGGGCGCCGAGAGCGGGCGCGTCGCCGTGCGCACGATACAGGGCGAAGGCAGCAGCGCCAACACCGTCACGGTGCGCACGACGCTCAGCGGCCTCGTGACCGACACCAATGGCAATCCGCTGCCCGGCGTCGAAGTCAGTGTCGGCGCGATCAAAGCTACGACACGCAACGATGGCACGTATTTGCTGCGCGACTTGAGCGCCGGGCTGGGCACCTTGAAATTCGATCCGTCAAAACTGCCGTTGACGCCGCCGATGCAGGTTTACAGCAAGATCGTCACCGTCACCGCCAACCGCGACAACCTACAGGCCAACGTCGCCTTGCAACCCGTCACGGGCGAGGCCGTTTCTGTGCAAACGCAAGGCGGCGGCGCTGCGGATGTAAACGATTGGAGCACGCACCGCCTGCTCGCGCCCGAGGGCAGCGTGACTTCCGGCGGCGTCACGTTCACGTTCGCCGATAACACTGTCGGCACGTTTCCACCCGGCGTGACCGGCAATCTGGTTTTCCTGACGCTGATCGCCAACAGCCGCACGCCCGCGCCATTGCCCGCCGGGATTTTCAGTTCGGCCATCGCCCAGCTTTCGCCCTTCGGCGTCAAACTCGCGCCGGGCGGCAAGCTGACCTTTCCAAACCCTGACGGCTTGGCCGCCAATGCGGCGGCGCGGCTTTACAAACTGGATCAAACCACGGGCAGCGCGACGCTCGGTCAATTCATTGAAGCGGGCACGGCCACGGTTTCCGCCGACGGCACGCGCGTCGAGACTGGTGCGAATACGATCACCGAAACCAGCGTGTACTTTGCGGCGTTGCCGCGCGCGCTGACCACGGTCACGGGCCGCGTGGTGGATAGCGACAACACGACACCCGTGCGCCGCGCATTGGTCAGAGTACGTGGGCAAGAGACCGTCACCGACGGCAACGGCGCTTCACGCTGCGCAACGTGCCCGTCCCGGCCAATAACCAACTCAGCGTCGAAGCCAGCTTCGTCCGGCCCACGGGCCGCACCGACCGCGTGA
- a CDS encoding FAD-dependent oxidoreductase, translated as MQKDSLQKTYDAAVIGAGVFGAWTAYQLCRAGLRVALMDAYGPGNNRSSSGDESRIIRMSYGADELYTRWSWRALQLWREFDERTGQPVFQATGVLLLARAEDAYAAHSVTVLQNVGIPFEKLDRDELERRYPQINFGPVAWGIYEPQSGALLARRAVQLVAREAVNAGVDYFPAAILPPVGMGQLKAVTTHAGATISAGVFVFACGPWLPKLFPDLLGERLHPTRQEVFYFGTPAGDRRFAPPQFPAWIDFGSEMYGLPDMEGRGFKLALDRHGPPFDPDTGERAFTPERLQEVRAFLAERFPTLQDAPLVESRVCQYENTCNGDFLIDRHPAFENVWLVGGGSGHGFKHGPVLGEYMAARILAGDDVEPRFALATKETGRRRAVY; from the coding sequence ATGCAAAAGGACTCTCTTCAAAAAACGTATGATGCCGCGGTGATCGGCGCTGGCGTGTTTGGTGCGTGGACGGCCTATCAACTCTGCCGCGCAGGTTTGCGTGTGGCTTTGATGGATGCTTACGGCCCCGGCAATAATCGGTCGAGTTCGGGCGATGAGTCGCGCATCATCCGCATGAGTTACGGCGCGGACGAACTCTATACACGCTGGTCGTGGCGCGCCTTGCAATTGTGGCGGGAGTTTGACGAACGCACCGGACAGCCAGTCTTCCAAGCTACGGGCGTGCTGTTGCTGGCGCGCGCCGAGGATGCATATGCGGCGCACAGCGTCACAGTTTTGCAAAACGTCGGCATCCCCTTTGAGAAATTGGACCGTGACGAATTGGAACGCCGCTACCCGCAAATCAATTTTGGGCCGGTGGCGTGGGGGATTTATGAACCGCAAAGCGGCGCATTACTGGCGCGGCGCGCCGTGCAACTGGTCGCGCGTGAAGCCGTCAATGCTGGCGTTGATTATTTCCCAGCAGCGATTTTGCCACCCGTAGGCATGGGCCAATTGAAGGCCGTGACAACACACGCAGGCGCGACGATCAGCGCCGGGGTCTTCGTCTTTGCCTGCGGCCCCTGGTTGCCTAAGCTCTTCCCTGACCTGCTTGGCGAACGCCTTCACCCAACACGGCAAGAGGTGTTTTATTTCGGCACGCCGGCGGGCGACCGGCGCTTTGCTCCGCCGCAATTCCCCGCCTGGATAGATTTCGGCAGCGAGATGTACGGCTTGCCGGATATGGAAGGACGTGGTTTCAAACTCGCCCTTGACCGCCACGGGCCGCCCTTCGATCCCGACACGGGCGAACGCGCCTTCACGCCAGAACGCTTGCAGGAAGTCCGCGCCTTTCTGGCCGAACGTTTCCCAACCTTGCAAGACGCCCCGCTCGTCGAGAGCCGCGTGTGCCAGTACGAAAACACCTGCAACGGCGATTTTTTGATTGATCGGCATCCGGCCTTTGAGAACGTTTGGCTGGTCGGCGGCGGTTCCGGCCACGGCTTCAAACACGGGCCGGTGCTGGGCGAATACATGGCCGCGCGGATTTTGGCGGGGGATGACGTGGAGCCGCGCTTTGCGTTAGCGACGAAAGAGACGGGGCGACGGCGCGCGGTTTACTGA
- a CDS encoding GGDEF domain-containing protein: MPDSMVALLRDNCESLLAQLAQTPVERAAEFNTLLEIVSLTCATPGLNEDAFKAARKLGEWYARYNGDLQDLIGQLLLASQFPGEGHLPKQQALLASAIKAYLHTMTRQLQEQAQQDPLTKLFNRAVFEHRWQEELARARRYGRELTLALFDLDQFKQGSGRLGRPAGDEVLCHFATVLQTSLRQSDVAFRYGDDEFATLLPETGCAAAMPILQRLEARLLEACQAEAVRPPFGIRYGFATYPADGQGAGELLRLADARLYEHKRAQTQAVVGSR, encoded by the coding sequence ATGCCGGATTCGATGGTCGCTCTTTTACGAGACAATTGTGAAAGTCTGTTGGCGCAATTGGCGCAGACGCCTGTTGAACGCGCGGCGGAATTCAACACCCTGCTGGAAATCGTCAGCTTGACTTGCGCCACGCCGGGCTTGAACGAAGATGCGTTCAAAGCGGCGCGCAAACTGGGTGAATGGTATGCCCGATACAATGGCGATCTGCAAGATTTAATCGGCCAGTTACTATTGGCCAGCCAATTTCCCGGCGAGGGCCATCTGCCGAAACAACAGGCGCTGTTGGCCAGCGCCATCAAAGCGTATTTGCACACGATGACGCGGCAATTGCAGGAACAGGCTCAGCAAGACCCCTTGACCAAACTCTTCAATCGGGCTGTGTTTGAACACCGCTGGCAGGAGGAATTGGCGCGCGCGCGCCGTTATGGCCGTGAATTGACACTGGCACTCTTTGATCTGGATCAGTTCAAACAAGGCAGTGGTCGGCTAGGTCGGCCCGCGGGCGACGAAGTCTTGTGCCATTTCGCGACTGTCCTGCAAACCTCTTTGCGTCAAAGCGACGTTGCTTTTCGTTATGGGGACGATGAGTTTGCGACACTCTTGCCCGAAACCGGTTGCGCCGCCGCCATGCCCATTTTGCAACGGCTGGAAGCACGGTTGCTTGAGGCTTGCCAGGCGGAAGCTGTGCGCCCGCCGTTCGGCATTCGCTATGGCTTCGCGACGTACCCAGCCGATGGGCAAGGCGCCGGCGAATTATTGCGGTTGGCTGATGCGCGTCTGTATGAACACAAGCGTGCGCAAACTCAAGCAGTAGTCGGTAGTCGGTAG